The proteins below are encoded in one region of Limnochorda pilosa:
- a CDS encoding class I SAM-dependent DNA methyltransferase, with protein sequence MPGSGEGLSTPYGAFAQVYDRAGFSDFSRQMLPYALRLLEHLGWEPPEPSALDLACGTGTAALELARRGWRVTGVDGSAAMLEAARDKATASSSAGGAVDWILADMRTFRSPRPHGLVTCFFDALNYLLEPSDLIETFRRVREALLPGGVLVFDMNTVWGLQSGWGGEEVVEVYPDLVSFMRETYEPGRRLARVRLSFYVEDAGGYRRIEEVHLERGYTLEEIEEALVRAGLGEARFFDCLTLDPAHAATRRVAVAARSPA encoded by the coding sequence ATGCCTGGGTCCGGTGAGGGGCTGTCCACGCCGTACGGAGCGTTCGCCCAGGTCTACGACCGGGCGGGCTTCTCCGATTTCAGCCGCCAGATGCTGCCCTACGCGCTCCGGCTCCTGGAGCACCTGGGGTGGGAACCCCCCGAACCGTCCGCACTGGATCTCGCCTGCGGCACCGGCACCGCCGCCCTGGAGCTGGCCCGGCGCGGCTGGCGGGTGACGGGCGTCGACGGCTCGGCGGCCATGCTGGAGGCTGCCCGGGACAAGGCGACCGCGTCCTCCAGTGCCGGGGGAGCCGTCGACTGGATCCTGGCCGACATGCGCACCTTCCGGTCTCCACGGCCCCATGGGCTCGTGACCTGCTTCTTCGACGCGCTCAACTACCTCCTCGAACCTAGCGACCTCATCGAGACCTTCCGAAGGGTGCGGGAGGCCCTCCTGCCCGGCGGCGTCCTCGTCTTCGACATGAACACCGTTTGGGGGCTCCAGTCTGGGTGGGGCGGGGAAGAGGTGGTGGAGGTCTACCCGGATCTGGTGAGCTTCATGCGGGAGACCTACGAGCCGGGGCGGCGGCTGGCCCGGGTGCGGCTCTCCTTCTACGTGGAGGATGCGGGGGGCTACCGGCGGATCGAGGAGGTCCACCTGGAGCGGGGCTATACCCTGGAGGAGATCGAGGAGGCCCTGGTCCGGGCGGGCCTCGGCGAGGCCCGCTTCTTCGACTGCCTCACGCTGGATCCCGCTCACGCTGCCACCCGCCGGGTGGCCGTGGCGGCCCGGAGCCCCGCCTGA
- a CDS encoding NADH-quinone oxidoreductase subunit C — MADEEKDQQAKDGKPEQPEPGRRGGRRARPEGTRPARAQGTPGDAAGAEAPKAEGPARPARDGAVEHGHARPARKEEAPGPQDDAPELPEPLARALARIQARFPDLKARGRRDLWLEVEVEPGRLVEVATYLRDDPELRFDYLAMLSGVDRLEEGFEVVDHLTSLEKGLRLILRTRVPRSEPVCPSVTGVWPGADWHERETYDLMGVRFEGHPDLRRILLREDWEGHPLRKDYVDRRPPRRIQVKADWQRKA; from the coding sequence GTGGCCGACGAGGAGAAGGACCAGCAGGCAAAGGACGGCAAGCCAGAGCAGCCGGAGCCCGGACGGCGGGGCGGCCGCCGGGCGCGGCCCGAGGGCACCCGTCCGGCACGGGCCCAGGGAACGCCCGGAGACGCTGCCGGCGCCGAGGCCCCCAAGGCCGAAGGGCCCGCCCGCCCGGCCCGGGACGGGGCGGTCGAGCACGGCCATGCTCGGCCGGCGCGCAAGGAGGAGGCCCCGGGGCCCCAGGACGACGCCCCCGAGCTCCCGGAGCCCCTGGCCCGGGCGCTGGCGCGGATCCAGGCCCGCTTTCCGGACCTGAAGGCCCGGGGGCGGCGCGACCTCTGGCTCGAGGTCGAGGTGGAGCCCGGCCGGCTGGTGGAGGTAGCCACCTACCTGCGGGACGATCCAGAGCTCCGCTTCGACTACCTGGCCATGCTGAGCGGCGTGGATCGGCTGGAAGAGGGCTTTGAGGTGGTGGACCACCTCACCTCGCTGGAGAAGGGGCTGCGCCTGATCCTGCGCACCCGCGTCCCCCGCAGTGAGCCGGTCTGCCCCAGCGTGACGGGGGTCTGGCCCGGGGCCGACTGGCATGAGCGCGAGACCTACGATCTCATGGGGGTCCGTTTCGAGGGTCACCCGGACCTGCGGCGTATCCTGCTGCGGGAGGACTGGGAGGGCCACCCTCTGCGCAAGGATTACGTGGACCGCCGGCCTCCGCGGCGGATCCAGGTGAAGGCGGACTGGCAGCGGAAAGCGTAG
- a CDS encoding NADH-quinone oxidoreductase subunit A — protein MAQSYLEVGIFALVAVAFVAITLGIGSLLRPKHPYANKLSTYECGEEPVGEGQIRFHIRYYVFALVFLVFDVEIIFLYPWAVVFADLGLFALVEMLVFIALLVVGLVYAWRKKVLRWV, from the coding sequence ATGGCGCAGAGCTACCTGGAGGTAGGCATCTTCGCACTGGTCGCGGTGGCCTTCGTCGCCATCACGCTGGGCATCGGTTCCCTGCTCCGGCCGAAGCATCCTTACGCCAACAAGCTCTCCACGTATGAGTGCGGCGAGGAGCCCGTCGGCGAGGGGCAGATCCGGTTCCACATCCGCTACTACGTCTTCGCCCTGGTCTTCCTGGTCTTCGACGTGGAGATCATCTTCCTCTATCCCTGGGCCGTGGTCTTCGCGGACCTGGGCCTCTTCGCGCTGGTGGAGATGCTGGTCTTCATCGCCCTCCTCGTCGTGGGCCTGGTCTACGCCTGGAGAAAGAAGGTGCTCCGTTGGGTATGA
- a CDS encoding NADH-quinone oxidoreductase subunit B codes for MSPLVHPEDPDINQPGNTGVLTTSLRKILNWSRKSSLWYMTFGIACCAIEMMATGASRYDLDRFGMIFRASPRQSDLMIVSGTVNEKLADRIVNLYDQMAEPRYVIAMGACATNGGPYHDLYNVVNGVHEIVPVDVYVPGCPPRPEALIHGLLQLQEKILHEGLPAARVS; via the coding sequence ATGAGCCCTCTGGTCCACCCGGAGGACCCCGACATCAACCAGCCGGGCAACACCGGCGTGCTCACCACCAGCCTTCGCAAGATCCTCAACTGGAGCCGGAAGTCCTCCCTCTGGTACATGACCTTCGGCATCGCCTGCTGCGCCATCGAGATGATGGCCACCGGCGCCTCCCGGTATGACCTCGACCGCTTCGGCATGATCTTCCGGGCGTCGCCGCGCCAGTCGGACCTGATGATCGTCTCCGGCACCGTCAACGAGAAACTGGCGGACCGCATCGTGAACCTGTACGACCAGATGGCCGAGCCGCGCTACGTGATCGCCATGGGCGCCTGCGCGACCAACGGCGGGCCGTACCACGACCTCTACAACGTGGTGAACGGCGTCCACGAGATCGTTCCCGTGGACGTCTACGTGCCCGGTTGCCCCCCGCGCCCGGAGGCCCTGATCCACGGGCTGCTCCAGCTCCAGGAGAAGATCCTGCACGAAGGGCTGCCCGCTGCCCGGGTCTCCTGA
- the fdnG gene encoding formate dehydrogenase-N subunit alpha: MEVTRRGFMKLAAGAAAATAVGFDVTPAQASIRELKIARTTEVRSICPYCAVGCGMIAHVLGSGARNTMARVTHIEGDADSPINAGTLCPKGASAMQLAVSRDRVANPRYRAPGSDRWEELDWDEAMDRIARRVKESRDRTFVERNARGQVVNRTDGIAALGSATTANEDCYLLVKAVRSLGVIYLDHQARIUHSPTVASLAATFGRGAMTNHWRDIKNADVILVMGANPAENHPCGFKWAVEAQQGGAKLVVVDPRFNRTAAVADLYAPIRAGSDIAFLGGLINHTLQNNLHHQEYVRLHTNASFLVQEGFSFTDGLFSGFDDATATYDKASWRYETDEQGFARRDPTLQDPRSVFQILKAHYARYTPEVVADICGCSREEFLKVADVVCSTGRADRVGTIMYAVGWTQHTYGAQIIRTAAILQLLLGNIGRPGGGINALRGHANVQGATDHAVVANSLPGYLKMPTASQTSLEAHLAASTPKPLAPNAVNYWSNYPKFFVSQLKTWWGQAATPENDFAYAYLPKMDEGTNTTYLGMFDRMYEGKMEGLLCFGFNPVLAGPNTAKLIQALGRLKWLVVVDPFDNETASFWQAPGVNAADIQTEVFVLPSTHWIDRSGSFTNSGRLAQWKHQAMPIHPGIRSDTWILANLMLKLKELYRKEGGAFPDPIVDLTFDYLRPEDPSLEELAREINGYDLTTGRLLDSFAQMRDDGTTTSGNWLYCGSWTEAGNMMARRGQSDPTGMGFFHEWAWNWPLNRRVLYNRASADAGGRPWDPRRPGIVWNGSRWVGDVPDFGPTSPPSQGLGAFIMTEEGVGRLYSPGLADGPLSEHYEPFESPTENLLHPNVKTNPVTPVFKSDLDRWGNLDEYPIVCTTYRLTEHEHFVTAWVPYLVEAMPDFFVEIPEGLAQEKGIVNGGRVRVRSIRGEVEGVAMVTKRLRPLNLKGRRVWQVGMPLHWGFRGLMKGPMANSLTPFVGDPNTQCPEFKGFLVNVEKA; the protein is encoded by the coding sequence ATGGAGGTAACCCGGCGCGGCTTCATGAAGCTGGCGGCGGGTGCGGCCGCGGCAACGGCGGTCGGCTTCGACGTGACGCCGGCTCAGGCATCCATTCGTGAGCTGAAGATCGCCCGCACCACCGAGGTGCGAAGCATCTGCCCCTACTGTGCGGTGGGTTGCGGCATGATCGCCCACGTCCTCGGCTCCGGCGCCCGCAACACCATGGCCCGGGTGACGCACATCGAGGGCGATGCCGATTCGCCCATCAACGCGGGCACCTTGTGCCCCAAGGGCGCGAGCGCCATGCAGCTCGCGGTGAGCCGGGACCGGGTCGCGAACCCCCGCTACCGGGCGCCCGGCTCGGACCGCTGGGAGGAACTCGACTGGGACGAGGCCATGGACCGGATCGCGCGGCGGGTGAAGGAATCGCGTGACCGGACCTTCGTGGAGCGGAACGCCCGCGGCCAGGTGGTCAACCGGACCGACGGCATCGCCGCCCTGGGCAGCGCCACCACCGCCAACGAGGACTGCTACCTGCTGGTGAAGGCCGTCCGTTCCCTGGGCGTCATCTACCTGGATCACCAGGCCCGTATCTGACACTCGCCCACGGTGGCCAGTTTGGCCGCTACGTTCGGGCGAGGCGCCATGACCAACCACTGGCGGGACATCAAGAACGCCGACGTCATCCTGGTGATGGGCGCCAATCCGGCGGAGAACCACCCCTGCGGCTTCAAGTGGGCGGTGGAGGCGCAGCAGGGGGGCGCCAAGCTGGTGGTGGTCGATCCCCGCTTCAACCGCACCGCGGCGGTGGCCGACCTCTACGCCCCCATCCGGGCCGGGAGCGACATCGCCTTCCTGGGAGGACTCATCAACCATACCCTCCAGAACAACCTCCACCACCAGGAGTACGTGCGGCTGCACACCAACGCCTCCTTCCTGGTGCAGGAGGGCTTCTCGTTCACCGACGGGCTCTTCTCCGGCTTCGACGACGCGACGGCGACGTACGACAAGGCGAGCTGGCGCTACGAGACCGACGAGCAGGGCTTCGCCCGCCGGGATCCCACCCTGCAGGACCCGCGATCGGTCTTCCAGATCCTGAAGGCCCACTACGCCCGCTACACCCCCGAGGTGGTGGCCGACATCTGCGGCTGCAGCCGGGAGGAGTTCCTCAAGGTCGCGGACGTCGTCTGCTCCACGGGCCGGGCCGACCGGGTGGGTACCATCATGTACGCGGTGGGCTGGACCCAGCACACCTACGGGGCCCAGATCATCCGAACGGCGGCCATCCTTCAGCTGCTCCTGGGGAACATCGGGCGGCCCGGCGGCGGCATCAACGCGCTGCGGGGGCACGCCAACGTGCAGGGCGCCACCGACCACGCGGTGGTGGCCAACAGCCTGCCCGGATACCTGAAGATGCCCACCGCAAGCCAGACGAGCCTGGAGGCGCACCTCGCGGCCTCGACGCCGAAGCCGCTCGCGCCCAATGCGGTCAACTACTGGTCCAACTACCCCAAGTTCTTCGTGAGCCAGCTCAAGACGTGGTGGGGCCAGGCGGCCACGCCGGAGAACGACTTCGCCTACGCCTACCTGCCCAAGATGGACGAGGGCACCAACACCACCTACCTGGGCATGTTCGACCGCATGTACGAGGGCAAGATGGAAGGGCTCCTCTGCTTCGGCTTCAACCCGGTGCTGGCCGGGCCCAACACCGCCAAACTCATCCAGGCCCTGGGCCGGCTCAAGTGGCTGGTGGTGGTGGACCCCTTCGACAACGAGACCGCCTCCTTCTGGCAGGCTCCAGGCGTGAACGCGGCCGACATCCAGACCGAGGTCTTCGTCCTGCCCTCCACCCACTGGATCGACCGGAGCGGCTCCTTCACCAACTCGGGCCGCTTGGCCCAGTGGAAGCACCAGGCCATGCCGATCCACCCGGGCATCCGCTCGGACACCTGGATCCTGGCCAACCTGATGCTGAAGCTGAAGGAGCTGTACCGAAAGGAGGGTGGGGCGTTTCCCGACCCCATCGTGGATCTCACCTTCGACTACCTGCGGCCGGAGGACCCCTCCCTGGAGGAGCTGGCCCGGGAGATCAACGGCTACGACCTCACCACGGGCAGGCTGCTCGATTCCTTCGCCCAGATGCGCGACGACGGCACCACCACGAGCGGGAACTGGCTCTACTGCGGGAGCTGGACCGAGGCGGGCAACATGATGGCCCGGCGAGGCCAGAGCGATCCCACAGGGATGGGCTTCTTCCACGAGTGGGCCTGGAACTGGCCGCTCAACCGGCGGGTCCTCTACAACCGGGCATCGGCAGACGCCGGCGGGCGGCCCTGGGATCCCCGGCGGCCGGGCATCGTGTGGAACGGCAGCCGCTGGGTGGGCGACGTGCCGGACTTCGGCCCCACCTCGCCGCCCTCCCAGGGCTTGGGAGCCTTCATCATGACCGAGGAGGGCGTGGGGCGCCTCTACTCGCCGGGTCTGGCCGACGGTCCCCTCTCGGAGCACTACGAGCCCTTCGAGTCGCCCACCGAGAACCTCCTCCATCCCAACGTGAAGACCAACCCAGTCACCCCGGTCTTCAAGAGCGACCTGGACCGATGGGGCAACCTGGACGAGTACCCCATCGTCTGCACCACCTACCGGCTCACCGAGCACGAGCACTTCGTCACCGCGTGGGTCCCCTACCTTGTGGAGGCCATGCCCGACTTCTTCGTGGAGATCCCGGAAGGTCTCGCTCAGGAGAAGGGGATCGTCAACGGGGGGCGGGTCCGGGTGCGCTCGATCCGCGGCGAGGTGGAGGGCGTGGCCATGGTCACCAAGCGGTTGCGCCCCCTGAACCTGAAGGGCCGGCGGGTTTGGCAGGTAGGCATGCCGCTCCACTGGGGCTTCCGGGGCTTGATGAAGGGGCCCATGGCCAACAGCCTGACGCCCTTCGTGGGCGATCCCAACACCCAGTGCCCCGAGTTCAAGGGGTTCCTGGTGAACGTCGAGAAGGCGTGA
- a CDS encoding NuoI/complex I 23 kDa subunit family protein — translation MASAGAFFDSAWSILKGMGVTLKEMVRPTVTEYYPYERPNLPSGARGIPVLLSDEEANLKCVACELCAKICPVQIIEIVYHRGEGEKGKKVLDEFNLDASRCMLCGLCAEVCPFEAIAMSDVYEMATDDPTRFIYDKVRLGELGRKQTTPITHFGVKTTYAGTAPRGRTVPLDETLERGTTPQPAAERTAVAP, via the coding sequence ATGGCTTCGGCAGGAGCCTTCTTCGACTCGGCCTGGAGCATCCTGAAGGGGATGGGGGTCACCCTGAAGGAGATGGTGCGCCCCACCGTCACCGAGTACTATCCTTACGAGCGGCCCAACCTGCCTTCGGGCGCCCGCGGCATCCCCGTGCTGCTCTCGGACGAGGAGGCCAACCTGAAGTGCGTGGCCTGTGAGCTGTGCGCCAAGATCTGCCCGGTGCAGATCATCGAGATCGTCTACCACCGGGGCGAGGGCGAGAAGGGCAAGAAGGTGCTGGACGAGTTCAACCTGGACGCAAGCCGGTGCATGCTTTGCGGGCTCTGTGCCGAGGTCTGCCCCTTCGAGGCCATCGCGATGTCGGACGTCTACGAGATGGCCACCGACGACCCGACCCGCTTCATCTACGACAAGGTGCGCCTGGGTGAGCTGGGGCGCAAGCAGACCACGCCCATCACCCACTTCGGCGTCAAGACCACGTACGCCGGCACCGCTCCCCGCGGCAGGACCGTTCCGCTCGACGAGACGCTGGAGCGGGGCACCACCCCGCAGCCAGCCGCTGAAAGGACGGCGGTCGCCCCGTGA
- a CDS encoding NADH-quinone oxidoreductase subunit D, which yields MATISPPAQAPSIQVVPDRTDRSRSELLVSMGPQHPSTHGVLRLKARIDGERIVDVDPDVGYLHRCFEKHSEELTYPMVVPYTDRCDYLAGINNELTYALAVEKLLGLEIPPRAQYIRVITSELQRIASHLIAFGTFSMDLGATTAFLYCWRERETIIDLLEEISGARMLFHYVRIGGVRNDVSDDWLRRVRAFIDDFQRDKLPEYHQLITGNRIFVHRTKGIAVLSPEDAIAWGAAGPVLRASKVPFDLRKAEPYNGIERYDFQVPVGETGDVFDRYMIRMIEMDESAKIIRQALDGIEAGEVMATLPRRWKVQGETYVRTEGPKGEVGCYLIADGSDKPYRLRWRAPSFVHLQLIPLISRNHLIADLVAVIGSLDPVFGEVDR from the coding sequence TTGGCGACCATCAGCCCGCCGGCCCAGGCACCCAGCATCCAGGTGGTGCCCGACCGGACGGATCGCTCGCGATCCGAGCTCCTGGTGAGCATGGGCCCGCAGCACCCCAGCACCCACGGGGTGCTCCGCTTGAAGGCCCGCATCGACGGCGAGCGCATCGTCGACGTCGACCCCGACGTCGGCTACCTCCACCGGTGCTTCGAGAAGCACTCGGAGGAGCTCACCTACCCCATGGTGGTGCCCTACACCGACCGGTGCGACTACCTGGCGGGGATCAACAACGAGCTCACCTACGCGCTGGCGGTGGAGAAGCTCCTGGGGCTGGAGATCCCGCCCCGGGCCCAGTACATCCGGGTGATCACCTCCGAGCTCCAGCGGATCGCAAGCCACCTGATCGCCTTCGGCACCTTCAGCATGGACCTGGGGGCGACCACCGCCTTCCTCTACTGCTGGCGCGAGCGGGAGACCATCATCGACCTGCTCGAGGAGATCTCGGGCGCCCGCATGCTCTTCCACTACGTGCGCATCGGCGGCGTGCGCAACGACGTCTCGGACGACTGGCTCCGCCGGGTGCGGGCCTTCATCGACGACTTCCAGCGCGACAAGCTGCCCGAGTACCACCAGCTCATCACGGGAAACCGGATCTTCGTCCACCGGACCAAGGGCATCGCCGTCCTGAGCCCGGAGGACGCGATCGCCTGGGGCGCGGCGGGCCCGGTGCTTCGGGCGTCGAAGGTGCCTTTCGACCTGAGGAAGGCCGAGCCCTACAACGGCATCGAGCGCTACGACTTCCAGGTGCCCGTGGGCGAGACCGGCGACGTCTTCGACCGGTACATGATCCGGATGATCGAGATGGACGAGAGCGCCAAGATCATCCGCCAGGCCCTGGACGGCATCGAGGCGGGCGAGGTCATGGCCACCCTGCCCCGGCGCTGGAAGGTGCAGGGCGAGACCTACGTGCGCACCGAGGGCCCCAAGGGTGAGGTGGGCTGCTACCTCATCGCCGACGGCAGCGACAAGCCGTACCGGCTCCGGTGGCGGGCGCCCTCCTTCGTCCACCTGCAGCTCATTCCATTGATCAGCAGGAACCACCTCATCGCCGACCTGGTCGCGGTCATCGGCAGCCTCGACCCGGTCTTCGGCGAGGTCGACCGCTGA
- the nuoK gene encoding NADH-quinone oxidoreductase subunit NuoK, translating to MMVPLPYVLGLGALLFSLGLYGALTQRNAVRILMSIEIMLNSVNLNLVGFARHLEPERPGGQLFAIFVMTVAAAEAAVGLAIILVIANQRDDIDIDKINLLKW from the coding sequence CTGATGGTTCCCCTGCCCTACGTGCTCGGCCTCGGCGCGCTCCTCTTCTCGCTGGGCCTTTACGGCGCGCTCACCCAGCGGAACGCGGTGCGGATCCTCATGTCGATCGAGATCATGCTCAACTCGGTGAACCTGAACCTGGTGGGGTTCGCGCGCCACCTGGAACCCGAGAGGCCTGGCGGCCAGCTCTTCGCCATCTTCGTAATGACGGTGGCGGCCGCTGAGGCGGCGGTGGGGTTGGCGATCATCCTGGTCATCGCCAACCAGCGGGACGACATCGACATCGACAAGATCAACCTCTTGAAGTGGTAG
- the nuoH gene encoding NADH-quinone oxidoreductase subunit NuoH, translating to MQIEQSLVQWVAGLYAAGLGWWTGLGIPGWVWVALMAILKAAGVLVFILLNVLFLIWLERKVAGHIQRRPGPMHNGPHGALQTLADAVKLIIKEDIIPSGADKWVFIMAPFVMIAPALMIWVVMPFGPQIIGRDLNIGILYVSAVSSFAILALMMAGWSSNNKWSTLGAMRSAAQMISYEIPLGLALVAIGMVAGTLSLEGIVEAQRSSTWFLILQPLGFLVFIVAATAEINRSPFNLPEAESELVAGFNTEYSGFRWGVFFVAEYANLLATSGIAATLFLGGWSGPAFLPPFVWWLLKTYLFVFIIMWVGWTVPRIRVDQLMELGWKFLIPVGLANIALTGVYVILT from the coding sequence GTGCAGATCGAGCAATCGTTGGTCCAATGGGTCGCCGGGTTGTACGCGGCCGGTCTCGGCTGGTGGACGGGCCTTGGGATCCCCGGGTGGGTCTGGGTCGCGCTCATGGCGATCCTGAAGGCGGCCGGAGTGCTGGTCTTCATCCTCCTCAACGTCCTCTTCCTCATCTGGCTCGAGCGGAAGGTCGCCGGACACATCCAGCGGAGGCCGGGGCCCATGCACAACGGGCCCCACGGGGCGCTCCAGACCCTGGCCGACGCCGTGAAGCTCATCATCAAAGAGGACATCATCCCCTCGGGGGCCGACAAGTGGGTCTTCATCATGGCACCCTTCGTCATGATCGCGCCGGCCCTGATGATCTGGGTGGTGATGCCCTTCGGGCCCCAGATCATCGGCAGGGACCTGAACATCGGCATCCTTTACGTGAGCGCTGTGAGCAGCTTCGCGATCCTCGCACTGATGATGGCGGGTTGGTCGTCGAACAACAAGTGGTCCACCCTGGGGGCCATGCGCTCCGCGGCCCAGATGATCAGCTACGAGATCCCCCTGGGCCTGGCTCTGGTGGCCATCGGCATGGTGGCGGGGACCCTGAGCCTGGAAGGGATCGTGGAGGCTCAGCGAAGCAGCACCTGGTTCTTGATCCTGCAACCGCTGGGTTTCCTCGTCTTCATCGTGGCGGCCACGGCGGAGATCAACCGGTCCCCCTTCAACCTGCCCGAGGCCGAGTCCGAGCTGGTGGCCGGGTTCAACACCGAGTACAGCGGCTTCCGCTGGGGCGTCTTCTTCGTGGCCGAGTACGCCAACCTGCTGGCCACCTCCGGGATCGCCGCCACCCTCTTCCTGGGCGGCTGGTCGGGGCCGGCCTTCCTCCCCCCCTTCGTCTGGTGGCTCCTGAAGACGTACCTCTTCGTCTTCATCATCATGTGGGTGGGCTGGACGGTGCCCCGGATCCGGGTGGACCAGCTCATGGAGCTGGGCTGGAAGTTCCTGATCCCGGTGGGGCTCGCGAACATTGCGCTGACCGGTGTCTATGTGATATTGACCTGA
- a CDS encoding NADH-quinone oxidoreductase subunit J family protein: protein MSLDLLAFIALGLVTLIAAYLVVASDNLMHAALFLGLSFVGVAGIYLILGAEFLAAAQILIYVGAITTLIVFGIMLSDLRDIRGGERRVWARVWQNLVSFRRGALPLLVSAGFAILMLLVYRQGAWPAEPPAASGANLGTVGNLLFSEYAIPFEIASVVLLVALIGAVALSRRDEAETPPVPAPHDGSPASARKEDA from the coding sequence GTGAGCCTGGACCTCCTGGCCTTCATCGCGCTCGGGCTCGTGACACTGATCGCGGCCTACCTGGTCGTGGCGAGCGACAACCTGATGCATGCCGCACTCTTCCTGGGGCTCAGCTTCGTGGGGGTCGCGGGCATCTACCTGATCCTGGGGGCCGAGTTCCTGGCTGCGGCCCAGATCCTCATCTACGTGGGCGCCATCACCACCCTGATCGTCTTCGGCATCATGCTCTCGGACCTGCGGGACATCCGGGGCGGCGAGCGACGGGTCTGGGCGCGCGTCTGGCAGAACCTGGTCTCCTTCCGCCGGGGCGCGCTGCCGCTGCTGGTGAGCGCCGGGTTTGCGATCCTGATGCTGCTGGTCTACCGGCAGGGTGCCTGGCCGGCGGAGCCTCCGGCCGCCTCCGGGGCTAACCTCGGCACCGTGGGGAATCTCCTCTTCAGCGAGTACGCGATTCCCTTCGAGATCGCCTCGGTGGTGCTCCTGGTGGCCCTCATCGGTGCGGTGGCCCTCTCTCGCCGTGACGAGGCCGAGACCCCCCCCGTGCCGGCGCCCCACGACGGCTCACCGGCATCCGCCCGAAAGGAGGATGCCTGA
- a CDS encoding AAA family ATPase has translation MKKEIGAGLGLAAVVFLGLQGVSQVVPFLILAAILTMLYLMAQGRLMGGRSFATTGSGSAGSLRPIDFDAIGGQQVAKRELKEALDFLRKSDEAAHLGIRPLKGILLVGPPGTGKTLMARAAASYTQSVFLAASGSQFVEMYAGVGAQRIRHIFNQARRQAEQEGRSSAIIFIDEMEVLGGKRGKHASHLEYDQTLNELLVQMDGIAPSERVRLLVIGATNRPDLLDSALLRPGRFDRTVRVDLPDKEGRRHILEIHAQGKPLAPDVDLDELARETYGFSGAHLESLLNEAAILAMRQGDRQIGGRHLREAVDKVLMGEKLDRRPSEAERRRVAYHETGHAFVSELGRPGSVSTVTLSPRGQALGYMRQTPEDDPYLYTQEELEHQIDVCLGGAVAEELFFGSRSTGAMGDFEQAVGLARRMILAGMSSLGIVSEETLPEDHLHQETVRILKGREGYVREVLTAHRPLMDRAAVELLREEKLPGARVRDLLRPPAAEPLGA, from the coding sequence ATGAAGAAGGAGATCGGGGCCGGGCTCGGCCTGGCAGCGGTGGTCTTCCTGGGCCTGCAAGGGGTGAGCCAGGTCGTTCCTTTCCTTATTCTCGCGGCCATCCTGACCATGCTCTACCTCATGGCCCAGGGCCGCCTGATGGGAGGGCGCTCCTTCGCAACCACGGGGTCGGGGAGCGCAGGAAGCCTGAGGCCCATCGACTTCGATGCGATCGGCGGCCAGCAGGTGGCCAAGCGGGAGCTCAAGGAGGCGCTGGATTTCCTGCGCAAGAGCGACGAGGCGGCCCATCTGGGCATCCGGCCCTTGAAGGGCATCCTGCTGGTGGGCCCGCCCGGCACGGGAAAGACGCTGATGGCCAGGGCCGCGGCCAGCTACACGCAATCGGTCTTCCTGGCCGCGTCCGGGAGCCAGTTCGTCGAGATGTACGCCGGGGTGGGCGCCCAGCGGATCCGGCACATCTTCAACCAGGCCCGCCGGCAGGCCGAGCAGGAGGGGCGCTCCAGCGCGATCATCTTCATCGACGAGATGGAGGTCCTGGGGGGCAAGCGGGGCAAGCACGCGAGCCACCTGGAGTACGATCAGACCCTGAACGAGCTCCTGGTGCAGATGGACGGCATCGCTCCCTCCGAGCGCGTGCGCCTCCTGGTCATCGGCGCCACCAACCGGCCGGACCTGCTGGACAGCGCCCTCCTCCGCCCCGGCCGCTTCGACCGCACGGTGCGGGTGGACCTGCCCGACAAGGAGGGGCGCCGGCACATCCTCGAGATCCATGCCCAGGGGAAGCCTCTGGCGCCCGACGTGGACCTGGACGAGCTGGCACGGGAGACCTACGGGTTCTCGGGCGCGCACCTGGAGAGCCTGCTGAACGAGGCAGCCATCCTGGCCATGCGTCAGGGCGACCGCCAGATCGGCGGGCGACACCTGAGGGAAGCGGTCGACAAGGTGCTCATGGGTGAGAAGCTCGATCGCCGCCCGAGCGAGGCGGAGCGCCGGCGGGTGGCCTACCACGAGACGGGCCACGCCTTCGTGAGCGAGCTGGGCCGCCCCGGATCGGTGAGCACCGTCACCCTCTCCCCGCGCGGGCAGGCCCTGGGCTACATGCGCCAGACCCCCGAGGACGATCCCTACCTGTACACCCAGGAGGAGCTGGAGCACCAGATCGACGTCTGTCTCGGGGGCGCGGTGGCCGAGGAGCTCTTCTTCGGCAGCCGGAGCACGGGAGCCATGGGGGACTTCGAGCAGGCCGTGGGGCTGGCCCGGCGGATGATCCTGGCAGGCATGTCGTCGCTGGGCATCGTCAGCGAGGAGACGTTGCCTGAGGACCACCTGCACCAGGAGACCGTGCGGATCCTCAAGGGGAGAGAAGGGTACGTGCGCGAGGTGCTCACCGCCCACCGTCCTCTCATGGACCGGGCCGCGGTCGAGCTCCTGCGGGAAGAGAAGCTGCCGGGGGCCCGAGTGCGCGACCTGCTCCGCCCTCCGGCCGCCGAGCCGCTGGGCGCATGA